The proteins below come from a single Dermatophagoides farinae isolate YC_2012a chromosome 7, ASM2471394v1, whole genome shotgun sequence genomic window:
- the LOC124496601 gene encoding UPAR/Ly6 domain-containing protein crok produces MKNHHQIIIKLWIISIMILGLFLSNVSCIKCWVCHSDSDPKCADPFDNNTLPIKDCREVKRSHLFEDETPYETLIRKDEQKQPQLKMATMCRKIRQKIHGNWRTIRDCAFLGSPGEGTGNEHNCLYRKGTYDIYLEYCTCNSKDGCNDASQLTPSPPLVQILFSLLVTIVFLLLIQK; encoded by the exons atgaaaaatcatcatcaaatcatcatcaaactatggatcatttcaatcatgatTCTTGGTCTTTTCCTATCAAACg tATCGTGTATAAAATGTTGGGTATGTCATTCAGATTCTGATCCAAAATGTGCCGATccatttgataataatacacTGCCCATAAAAGATTGTCGTGAAGTGAAACGTAGCCATCTTTTTGAAG ATGAAACACCATATGAAACATTGATACGtaaagatgaacaaaaacaaccacaATTAAAAATGGCAACAATGTGTAGAAAAATtagacaaaaaattcatggcAATTGGCGTACAATCAGAGATTGTGCATTTCTTGGATCACCTGGTGAAGGTACCGGCAATGAACATAATTGTCTTTATAGAAAAGGTACATATGATATTTATCTAGAATATTGTACCTGTAATAGTAAAGATGGCTGTAATGATGCATCACAATtaacaccatcaccaccattggTGCAgatattgttttcattattggtAACCATTGTCTTCCTTTTGCTcatacaaaaatga